CCGTTCGACACCGCCGTGCTCGAGGTCTCGGGCGCGGTCGCGGTCGTGCCGGCCGAGCTGGCCTGGTCCGACGTCGGCTCCCTGCTCTCGATCGCGCGCCTCGCCGAGCCGGACGAGCGCGGCAACACGCTCGTCGGCCGCGCCGTCGACGTCGGCTCGACCGGCTCGCTCGTCTACTCCGCCGGCCGGCTCGTCGCCACGCTCGGCCTGACCGACGCGCTCGTCGTCGACACCGCGGACGCCACGCTCGTCACCACGCGCGACCGCGCGCAGGACGTGCGCCTCGTCGTCGACGCGCTGCGGGCCGCCGGCGCCGAGGAGGTCGTGCGCCCGCGCGACGTCGCGCGCCCGTGGGGCGGGTGGACGCTGCTCATGCGCGGCGAGGGCTTCCAGATCAAGTCCATCCGCGTCACGCCCGGCGCCCGCCTGTCGCTGCAGACGCACGCGCGCCGCACGGAGCACTGGGTCGTCGTGCGCGGGACCGCGCGGGTGGCCCTCGGCGAGCGGACCGTCACGGTCGCCGCCAACGAGTCCGTGTACGTGCCGCTCGGCATGGCGCACCGCCTCGAGAACCCGGGGACCGAGCCGCTCGAGGTCATCGAGGTCGCCGTCGGCGAGTACCTCGAAGAGGACGACATCGTGCGCCTCGACGACGACTGGGGCAGGTAGGTGAGGCCGCCGATGCGGGTCACCTTCGTCAACAAGTACTACCCGCCGCACCTCGGGGGCATCGAGTACCACCTGCGCGACCTCGCCGAGGAGCTCGCCTCGCGCGACGGCGTAGAGGTGACCGTGCTCGTGGCGAACGAGGGCCGCGCGACCGTCGAGGAGGTCGTCGGCGGGGTGCGCGTCGTGCGCGAGAGCCGCGCGTTCGCGTACGCGTCCACGCCCGTCGCGCCCCGCATGCGCTCGCGGATGCGCGGACTCGTGCGCGAGACCGACGTCTTCCACCTCAACTTCCCCTACCCGTGGGGCGAGGTCGCCTGGCTGTCCGCGGGCCGGGGGGTGCCTTCGGTGGTCTGGTATCACAGCGACATCGTCCGCCAGAAGGTGCTCGGGGCGCTGTACGGACCCGTTGCGGACCGCGTGCTCGACCGCGCGTCCGCGGTCATCGCCGGCTCGCCCCAGATGGCGGCGAACTCGCCGGTGCTGCAGCGGCATGCCGCCAAGGTCCGCGTGGTCCCGTACGGGATCCACACCGAGCGCTACGACGCCACGCCCGAGGTGATGCGGCGCGCCGAGGAGCTGCGCTCGCAGCACTCCCGCCCGGTCGTGCTCTTCGTCGGGAGGCTCGTCTACTACAAGGGTGTCGACGTGCTGCTCCGCGCGCTGCCGCAGCTCGACTGCGACCTCGTCGCAATCGGTAGCGGCCCGCTCGAGGGCGAGCTGCGCGCTCTGGCGGCCGGGCTGGGTTGTGACGGTCGCGTGACGTTCCTGCCGCACGCGGGCGACCTCGACCTGCGCGCGTGGTATCGTGCCGCCGACGTGTTCTGTCTGCCGTCGGTCGCACCTTCGGAGGCGTTCGGGCTGGTGCAGGTCGAGGCGCATGCCTCGGGCACGCCGGTGGTCAGCACGCGGCTCGGGACCGGCGTTGAGTTCGCGAACGAGCACGGCGTCACGGGGCTGACGGTCGAGCCGAACGACCCGGCGGCGCTCGCCGAGGCGCTCGGCTCGCTGCTGGGCGATGAGTCGCTGCGCACGCGGCTCGGCGAGCAGGCGGCGCGCCGCGCGCGCGAGGTGTTCTCGGTCGGACGAATGGCCGACGAGGTGACGGCGGTCTACCGCTCGCTGTGACGAAGGCGCACGGGCCACCGAGCGGAGAGGACGGAGCACGCAACCAGGTATGTCGCGCGGACGCTTCATAGCGCTCTCCGTGGTGCTCGACGCCGTGCTCGTCAACGTCGGGTTCCTGCTCGCGTACCTCCTGCGTTTCGGCGGCCACCTGCCCGAGTTCAACTTCCAGCCGTACCTGTCCCTTGCGCCGATACTCACCGCCGCGTTCCTCGGCGCCGGCTACATCTACGGCCTCTACGAGCCCGAGCGGACCGAGAACCCTTGGGCGGTCGTGCGCGCGGTCCTGCTCTCGGTCACCGTCGGCTCGCTGCTGACCTTCGCGATCGCGTTCGTCGCCGGCACGCACTTCTTCTCGCTGTCGCGCCTCGTGATCGGTATCGCGTGGGCGCTCCAGAACATGTTGCTGGCCGGCTGGCGCATGTCGCTGCTGCGCGTCACCCCGATCCGCTGGCCGCAGCAGCGCGTGCTCGTCATCGGCGTCGGTGGCGTGGCCGTGGAGCTGGCGACCGAGATGCGCCGCCGCGAGGGCTGGGGCTACCGCGTCGTCGGCCTGCTCGCGCGCGACGAGCACGAGCGCATCAGCTCGCCCGGCGAGATCTCCGGCTTCCCCGTGCTCGGCACCGCGTCCGAGGCGGCGGCGGTGGTCGCGGCCGAACGCGTGGACCGCGTGATCGTCGTCTCGCCGGTGGCGCTGCGCGAGCTCGTGGAGAACCTCGCGCTGTCCGACGAGGCGGACGTGCGCGTCGACGTGGTGCCCGAGCTCTACGAGGTCTTCATCGGCACCGTGGACAACCTCATCGGCGACATCCCGCTCATGGAGATCACGCGCCGTACCGTGCCGCCGTGGTACGCGGCGACCAAGCGGGTCGCCGACTTCGTGAGCGCGCTCGCGCTGCTCGTCGTGCTCTCGCCCGTCCTGCTCCTCGCGGCGCTGGCGATCCTCGTCTCGATGGGCCGGCCGGTCACGTTCAGCCAGGAGCGCGTGGGCAAGGACATGAAGCCGTTCCGAGTGCACAAGTTCCGGACCATGGTGCGCGATGCGGAGAAGGACACCGGCCCGGTGCTCGCCGCCGACGACGACGCGCGCATCACGCCGCTCGGCCGGTTCCTGCGCACCTTCCGCATCGACGAGCTGCCGCAGCTGCTCAACATCCTCGCCGGTGAGATGAGTTTCGTGGGGCCGAGGCCCGAGCGGGGGTTCTTCGTGGAGCGCTTCGCCCGCGACATCCCGGGCTACCGCGAGCGGTTCCGCGTCAAGCCGGGCGCCACGGGGCTCGCGCAGGTGAGCGGGTCGTACGCCACGACGCCCGAACGCAAGCTGAAGTACGACCTCATCTATATGTATCATCAGAACCTGCTGATGGACGTCCAGATACTCGTCGAGACGCTGCGCGTGGTCCTCACGGGCCGGGGAGCGCGGTAGGAGGCCACGTGGCGGCTGCACAGAGGTCCAACCCGAAGAACGTCAACGCGAAGGGCGCCGGCCCCGGCAAGGGCGTCGCCAAGCAGGGCGGCAAGGCGGCGCCCGCGCCCGCGCAGGTGCGCGCGCCCAAGCACGAGAGCGCCTCGCTGCGGCTGGCGTGGTGGTGCCTGCATCTGATCGTCTTCCTCGTGCCCATCGCGATCTCGAACCTGACGTGGACGCACCTGTGGTCGCTGCCTCTGACCTACGACCAGTTCGACATCGCGAAGATCGTCGTGATGCGGGCGCTCACGCTCATCGGGTTCGGCGCGTGGGCGTGGCACGTGCTCATGGCCGGCGGGCAGGTCCGCTTCATCCGGCGTGGCGGCGCGAAGCCGTTCCGCTTCTTCACCTGG
This genomic window from Actinomycetota bacterium contains:
- a CDS encoding cupin domain-containing protein; the encoded protein is PFDTAVLEVSGAVAVVPAELAWSDVGSLLSIARLAEPDERGNTLVGRAVDVGSTGSLVYSAGRLVATLGLTDALVVDTADATLVTTRDRAQDVRLVVDALRAAGAEEVVRPRDVARPWGGWTLLMRGEGFQIKSIRVTPGARLSLQTHARRTEHWVVVRGTARVALGERTVTVAANESVYVPLGMAHRLENPGTEPLEVIEVAVGEYLEEDDIVRLDDDWGR
- a CDS encoding glycosyltransferase — translated: MRVTFVNKYYPPHLGGIEYHLRDLAEELASRDGVEVTVLVANEGRATVEEVVGGVRVVRESRAFAYASTPVAPRMRSRMRGLVRETDVFHLNFPYPWGEVAWLSAGRGVPSVVWYHSDIVRQKVLGALYGPVADRVLDRASAVIAGSPQMAANSPVLQRHAAKVRVVPYGIHTERYDATPEVMRRAEELRSQHSRPVVLFVGRLVYYKGVDVLLRALPQLDCDLVAIGSGPLEGELRALAAGLGCDGRVTFLPHAGDLDLRAWYRAADVFCLPSVAPSEAFGLVQVEAHASGTPVVSTRLGTGVEFANEHGVTGLTVEPNDPAALAEALGSLLGDESLRTRLGEQAARRAREVFSVGRMADEVTAVYRSL
- a CDS encoding sugar transferase, which translates into the protein MSRGRFIALSVVLDAVLVNVGFLLAYLLRFGGHLPEFNFQPYLSLAPILTAAFLGAGYIYGLYEPERTENPWAVVRAVLLSVTVGSLLTFAIAFVAGTHFFSLSRLVIGIAWALQNMLLAGWRMSLLRVTPIRWPQQRVLVIGVGGVAVELATEMRRREGWGYRVVGLLARDEHERISSPGEISGFPVLGTASEAAAVVAAERVDRVIVVSPVALRELVENLALSDEADVRVDVVPELYEVFIGTVDNLIGDIPLMEITRRTVPPWYAATKRVADFVSALALLVVLSPVLLLAALAILVSMGRPVTFSQERVGKDMKPFRVHKFRTMVRDAEKDTGPVLAADDDARITPLGRFLRTFRIDELPQLLNILAGEMSFVGPRPERGFFVERFARDIPGYRERFRVKPGATGLAQVSGSYATTPERKLKYDLIYMYHQNLLMDVQILVETLRVVLTGRGAR